In Azospirillum ramasamyi, one DNA window encodes the following:
- a CDS encoding ABC transporter ATP-binding protein, whose product MPTDPGGKSPGSLEVADLRAGYGKTLILDGISFSVPAGGRLALLGRNGVGKTTTLATLVGQTTRHGGGIRLDGVELGGMSSSARAAAGLGYVPQTRDIFKSLTVEENLVTGLKGRPRCALEEAYTLFPRLGERRRNGGGDLSGGEQQMLSVARALLGKPTVLLLDEPLEGLAPVICDTLMAALSGLDMTVVLVEQQVDRALEFADRVVFLDRGRVVHAGPAAQARTDTALLERHLGVVLAA is encoded by the coding sequence ATGCCCACTGATCCCGGCGGCAAGAGTCCCGGCAGCCTGGAAGTCGCGGATCTGCGCGCCGGCTACGGCAAGACGCTGATCCTCGACGGCATCTCCTTCAGCGTGCCGGCGGGCGGGCGGCTGGCCCTGCTGGGCCGCAACGGGGTGGGCAAGACGACGACGCTGGCGACGCTGGTCGGCCAGACCACCCGCCATGGCGGCGGCATCCGGCTGGACGGCGTGGAGCTCGGCGGGATGAGCAGCTCGGCGCGGGCGGCGGCGGGGCTGGGCTATGTCCCGCAGACGCGCGACATCTTCAAGTCGCTGACGGTGGAGGAGAACCTCGTCACCGGGCTGAAGGGCCGGCCGCGCTGCGCATTGGAGGAGGCCTACACGCTGTTCCCGCGGCTGGGCGAGCGGCGGCGCAACGGCGGCGGCGACCTGTCGGGCGGCGAGCAGCAGATGCTGTCGGTCGCCCGCGCCCTGCTGGGCAAGCCGACGGTGCTGCTGCTCGACGAACCGCTGGAGGGGCTGGCCCCGGTCATCTGCGACACGCTGATGGCGGCGCTGTCCGGTCTCGACATGACCGTCGTGCTGGTGGAGCAGCAGGTCGACCGCGCGCTGGAGTTCGCCGACCGCGTGGTCTTCCTCGACCGCGGCCGGGTGGTGCATGCCGGACCGGCCGCGCAGGCGAGGACCGACACGGCGCTGCTGGAACGGCATCTGGGCGTGGTGCTGGCGGCGTAG
- a CDS encoding amino acid ABC transporter ATP-binding protein, which yields MTENAIIELRKVGKWYNSYHALRDVSLSIGKGEKVVVCGPSGSGKSTMIRCINRLEAHQTGHIIVDGIELTDDVKAVEKIRRKVGMVFQNFNLFPHLTVLQNLTLAPIWVRGMAKSEIEEIAMMYLNRVRIPDQAHKFPGQLSGGQQQRVAIARALCMRPEIMLFDEPTSALDPEMVKEVLDVMTELAGEGMTMVCVTHEMGFARQVADSIVFMAEGSIIESGSPAEFFGNPKSERTRQFLGQILEH from the coding sequence ATGACCGAGAACGCCATCATCGAACTCCGCAAGGTCGGCAAGTGGTACAACAGCTACCATGCCCTGCGCGACGTCAGCCTCAGCATCGGCAAGGGTGAGAAGGTCGTCGTCTGCGGCCCCTCGGGGTCGGGCAAGTCGACGATGATCCGCTGCATCAACCGGCTGGAGGCGCATCAGACCGGCCACATCATCGTCGACGGCATCGAGCTGACCGACGACGTGAAGGCGGTGGAGAAGATCCGCCGCAAGGTCGGCATGGTGTTCCAGAACTTCAACCTGTTCCCGCACCTGACCGTCCTGCAGAACCTGACGCTGGCCCCCATCTGGGTCCGCGGCATGGCGAAATCCGAGATCGAGGAGATCGCCATGATGTACCTGAATCGGGTGCGCATCCCCGATCAGGCGCACAAGTTCCCCGGCCAGCTGTCCGGCGGCCAGCAGCAGCGAGTCGCCATCGCCCGCGCCCTGTGCATGCGCCCGGAGATCATGCTGTTCGACGAGCCGACCTCCGCCCTCGACCCCGAAATGGTCAAGGAGGTGCTGGACGTGATGACCGAGCTGGCGGGCGAGGGCATGACCATGGTTTGCGTCACCCACGAAATGGGCTTCGCCCGGCAGGTCGCCGACTCTATTGTCTTCATGGCCGAAGGCTCGATCATCGAGAGCGGGTCGCCGGCCGAATTCTTCGGGAACCCGAAAAGCGAGCGCACCCGCCAGTTCCTGGGCCAGATCCTGGAACATTGA
- a CDS encoding branched-chain amino acid ABC transporter permease produces the protein METMFGIAVDGVAYGMILFIISVGLSVTLGLMRVVNLAHGAFAMVGGYVASYAAQTAGLPYGVALVVAVALTVLAALPLERLLYRRIYGSANELAQVLLTIGLTFVIVAGINYLFGPTLKRIPLPELLTGTVELGPKAIPTHRAFVIGAGAATLLGLWWLLERTDFGIRLRAAVDDPAMAAALGIRTERLYLATFALGTGLAALGGVLGAELLPLEPYYAIRYIVLFLAVVAVGGAGSIFGSAAAALALGIVDTAGKYLIPNFGEFFFYAALILILFRWPHGFFKGRAA, from the coding sequence ATGGAAACCATGTTCGGGATCGCCGTCGACGGGGTCGCCTACGGCATGATCCTCTTCATCATCTCCGTCGGCCTGTCGGTGACGCTGGGGCTGATGCGGGTGGTCAATCTGGCGCATGGCGCCTTCGCCATGGTCGGCGGCTATGTCGCGTCCTATGCGGCGCAGACCGCCGGGCTGCCCTATGGGGTGGCGCTGGTGGTGGCGGTGGCGCTGACGGTGCTGGCGGCGCTGCCGCTGGAACGGCTGCTGTACCGCCGCATCTACGGCTCGGCGAACGAGCTGGCGCAGGTGCTGCTGACCATCGGCCTGACCTTCGTCATCGTCGCCGGCATCAACTATCTGTTCGGCCCGACGCTGAAGCGCATCCCGCTGCCGGAACTGCTGACCGGCACGGTGGAGCTGGGGCCGAAGGCGATCCCGACCCACCGCGCCTTCGTGATCGGCGCCGGGGCGGCGACCCTGCTGGGGCTGTGGTGGCTGCTGGAACGCACCGATTTCGGCATCCGGCTGCGCGCGGCGGTGGATGATCCGGCGATGGCGGCGGCGCTGGGCATCCGGACCGAGCGGCTCTATCTGGCGACCTTCGCGCTCGGCACCGGGCTGGCGGCGCTGGGCGGCGTTCTGGGGGCGGAGCTGCTGCCGCTGGAGCCCTATTACGCCATCCGCTACATCGTGCTGTTCCTGGCGGTGGTGGCGGTCGGCGGCGCGGGCAGCATCTTCGGCTCGGCCGCGGCGGCGCTGGCGCTGGGAATCGTCGACACCGCCGGCAAATACCTGATCCCGAATTTCGGCGAGTTCTTCTTCTACGCCGCCCTGATCCTGATCCTGTTCCGCTGGCCCCACGGCTTCTTCAAAGGGAGGGCGGCATGA
- a CDS encoding branched-chain amino acid ABC transporter permease, translating to MTSVAERDGKGGAMTGHPPLAARRELDWIGIPLIAAAGLAAYWLLPDDLALLTRIAASALFVLSLDLVLGYGGIATLGQAAMFGTGAYAAGIVAVNWNNDPFAMLAVGGLAGGLLALVTGALILHARGLTLLMLTIAVGQIVQEVANKARDWTGGSDGLSGIDPAPVLGMFRFDMFGHTSYLFALAVLVVGLVVARRIVRSPFGLACRGVKEDPLRISAIGGSPKAYLVVLYAVAGVFAGVAGALTAVTSGIVGLDSTGFSWSAEALVMLVLGGTGRLYGAVIGTAAFMGVHHVLAANDPYHWMAFIGLFLIGIVLFLPGGIVSGVERLGRLRRGKEGGA from the coding sequence ATGACGAGCGTCGCCGAGCGGGACGGCAAGGGCGGCGCCATGACCGGACATCCCCCGCTTGCCGCCCGCCGCGAGCTGGACTGGATCGGCATCCCGCTGATCGCGGCGGCGGGGCTGGCCGCCTACTGGCTGCTGCCGGACGATCTGGCGCTGCTGACCCGCATCGCCGCCTCGGCCCTGTTCGTGCTGTCGCTCGACCTCGTGCTCGGCTATGGCGGGATCGCCACGCTGGGACAGGCGGCGATGTTCGGCACCGGCGCCTATGCCGCCGGCATCGTCGCGGTCAACTGGAACAACGACCCCTTCGCGATGCTGGCGGTCGGCGGGCTGGCCGGCGGTCTGCTCGCGCTGGTCACCGGCGCGCTGATCCTGCATGCCCGCGGCCTGACCCTGCTGATGCTGACCATCGCGGTCGGGCAGATCGTGCAGGAGGTCGCCAACAAGGCACGTGACTGGACCGGCGGCAGCGACGGCCTGTCGGGCATCGATCCGGCGCCGGTGCTGGGGATGTTCCGCTTCGACATGTTCGGCCACACCTCCTACCTGTTCGCGCTGGCGGTTCTGGTGGTCGGGCTGGTGGTGGCGCGGCGGATCGTGCGCTCGCCCTTCGGGCTGGCCTGCCGCGGGGTTAAAGAGGATCCCCTGCGGATCTCCGCCATCGGCGGCTCGCCCAAGGCCTATCTGGTGGTGCTCTATGCTGTGGCCGGCGTGTTCGCCGGGGTGGCCGGCGCCCTGACCGCGGTGACCAGCGGCATCGTCGGGCTGGACAGCACCGGCTTTTCCTGGTCGGCGGAGGCGCTGGTCATGCTGGTGCTGGGCGGCACCGGGCGGCTCTATGGCGCGGTGATCGGCACGGCCGCCTTCATGGGCGTCCACCACGTCCTGGCCGCCAACGATCCCTATCACTGGATGGCCTTCATCGGCCTGTTCCTGATCGGCATCGTCCTGTTCCTGCCGGGCGGCATCGTGTCGGGGGTGGAGCGGCTGGGCAGGCTGCGGCGCGGAAAGGAGGGCGGGGCATGA
- a CDS encoding amino acid ABC transporter permease yields MSKQVPTNTTDWAASYEEEPSQASVPPQPNGATALKPLGWAPVNWAKANLFNTPLNTGLTVLCLAILWFTVPPMVNWLLLNAVWSGSSEACREAAGACWSIIAVKHRLIFFGTYPYEEQWRPFLACGLFVAMLGVSGVRAFWRPWLALAWALVLVAMGVLMWGGVLGLTYVANDRWGGLPITLMLSIFAIALAFPLSILLALGRQSSLPAIRTFCIGFIELMRGVPLVSVLFMASVMFPLFLPEGVTVDKLLRALAGLTLFTAAYLAEAVRGGLQAIPKGQYEAADALGLSYWQKTRLIVLPQALRIVIPPIVNQFISCFKDTSLVTIVGLYDLLTAATVATTDPEWRPYFAEVYVFAGMIFWLFCFSMSRYSQWLERMANRYTRR; encoded by the coding sequence ATGAGCAAGCAAGTCCCGACCAACACCACCGACTGGGCAGCCTCCTATGAGGAGGAGCCGTCGCAGGCTTCCGTCCCGCCGCAGCCCAACGGCGCCACCGCGCTGAAGCCGCTGGGCTGGGCGCCGGTCAACTGGGCCAAGGCCAACCTGTTCAACACGCCGCTGAACACCGGCCTGACCGTCCTCTGCCTCGCCATCCTGTGGTTCACCGTGCCGCCGATGGTGAACTGGCTGCTGCTGAACGCGGTGTGGAGCGGATCGTCCGAGGCCTGCCGCGAGGCGGCGGGCGCCTGCTGGTCGATCATCGCGGTCAAGCACCGGCTGATCTTCTTCGGCACCTACCCCTACGAGGAGCAGTGGCGCCCCTTCCTGGCCTGCGGCCTGTTCGTGGCGATGCTGGGCGTCAGCGGCGTGCGCGCCTTCTGGCGGCCCTGGCTGGCCCTCGCCTGGGCGCTGGTGCTGGTCGCCATGGGCGTGCTGATGTGGGGCGGCGTCCTCGGCCTGACCTATGTCGCCAACGACCGCTGGGGCGGGCTGCCGATCACGCTGATGCTGTCGATCTTCGCCATCGCCCTGGCCTTCCCGCTGTCGATCCTGCTGGCTCTCGGCCGCCAGTCGTCGCTGCCGGCCATCCGCACCTTCTGCATCGGCTTCATCGAGCTGATGCGCGGCGTGCCGCTGGTCAGCGTGCTGTTCATGGCGTCGGTCATGTTCCCGCTGTTCCTGCCGGAAGGCGTGACGGTGGACAAGCTGCTGCGCGCCCTGGCCGGCCTGACCCTGTTCACCGCGGCCTATCTGGCGGAAGCCGTGCGCGGCGGCCTGCAGGCGATCCCCAAGGGCCAGTACGAGGCCGCCGACGCGCTCGGCCTGTCCTACTGGCAGAAGACCCGGCTGATCGTGCTGCCGCAGGCCCTGCGCATCGTCATCCCGCCGATCGTCAACCAGTTCATCAGCTGCTTCAAGGACACCTCGCTGGTCACCATCGTCGGCCTGTACGACCTGCTGACCGCCGCCACCGTGGCGACGACCGACCCCGAATGGCGCCCCTACTTCGCCGAGGTCTACGTCTTCGCCGGCATGATCTTCTGGCTCTTCTGCTTCAGCATGTCCCGCTACAGCCAGTGGCTGGAGCGCATGGCCAACCGCTACACCCGCCGCTGA
- a CDS encoding amino acid ABC transporter permease has product MSNLIQALNSARVRGWLYQGLFLAGALAVAGYLVSNTLTNLANRGVATGFDFLGREAGFEIGESLMSYAASDTYLRALVVGLLNTLSVSAAAVVLATVLGVAVGVARLSSNWMVGRFAAIFVETVRNVPLLLQLVVWYTIMNRLPGPRQALEVVPNVFLSNRGMKFPVLVEHPGHGWAFLALLAGIAAAVAVVRYGRRHREATGKPFPTLPAAIAAVVLPPVAVFAATGAPLAFDVPALTGFNFEGGGSITPEFTALLIGLSVYTAGFIAEIVRSGILAVPHGQTEAGLALGLSPVQILRLVILPQALRVIVPPLTSQYLNLTKNSSLAVVIGYPDLVSVTNTSANQTGQVVEAVAMMMAVYLVISLCIAGFMNWYNRRVALVTR; this is encoded by the coding sequence ATGTCCAACCTGATCCAGGCGCTGAACTCCGCGCGCGTGCGGGGGTGGCTGTACCAGGGACTCTTCCTGGCCGGCGCCCTCGCCGTCGCCGGGTATCTCGTCTCGAACACCCTGACCAACCTCGCCAACCGCGGCGTCGCCACCGGCTTCGACTTCCTCGGTCGAGAGGCCGGATTCGAGATCGGCGAGAGCCTGATGAGCTACGCCGCGTCCGACACCTATCTGCGGGCGCTGGTCGTCGGCCTGCTGAACACGCTGTCGGTGTCGGCCGCCGCCGTGGTTCTGGCCACCGTTCTCGGCGTCGCCGTCGGCGTGGCGCGGCTGTCGTCGAACTGGATGGTCGGCCGCTTCGCCGCCATCTTCGTCGAGACGGTGCGCAACGTGCCGCTGCTGCTGCAGCTGGTGGTCTGGTACACCATCATGAACCGGCTGCCGGGCCCGCGCCAGGCGCTGGAGGTGGTTCCCAACGTCTTCCTCAGCAACCGCGGCATGAAGTTCCCGGTGCTGGTCGAGCATCCCGGCCATGGCTGGGCCTTCCTGGCGCTGCTGGCCGGCATCGCCGCCGCGGTCGCCGTCGTCCGCTACGGCCGCCGCCACCGCGAGGCGACCGGCAAGCCCTTCCCCACCCTGCCGGCGGCCATCGCCGCGGTGGTGCTGCCGCCGGTCGCGGTCTTCGCCGCCACCGGCGCGCCGCTGGCCTTCGACGTTCCGGCGCTGACCGGCTTCAACTTCGAGGGCGGCGGGTCGATCACCCCTGAATTCACCGCGCTGCTGATCGGCCTGTCGGTCTACACCGCCGGCTTCATCGCCGAGATCGTGCGCTCCGGCATCCTCGCCGTGCCGCATGGCCAGACCGAGGCCGGGCTGGCGCTGGGCCTGTCGCCGGTGCAGATCCTGCGCCTCGTCATCCTGCCGCAGGCGTTGCGGGTGATCGTGCCGCCGCTGACCAGCCAATACCTGAACCTGACCAAGAACAGCTCGCTGGCCGTCGTCATCGGCTATCCCGATCTGGTCAGCGTCACCAACACCTCGGCCAACCAGACCGGCCAGGTGGTGGAGGCGGTGGCGATGATGATGGCGGTCTATCTCGTCATCAGCCTGTGCATCGCCGGCTTCATGAACTGGTACAACCGCCGAGTGGCCCTGGTGACGCGATGA
- a CDS encoding ABC transporter substrate-binding protein: MTRTLRNALLGAAFGLALTAGSAGAATIKVGVVAPFSGPYGVVGKTFREAIEIYQAEHGKTIGNDTVEFIYKDLDQANPAQSKALSQELIVKEKVSFLAGYFFTPDALAVAPLIDEANIPCVIFNAATSAITEKSPRYVRTSFTLWQNTVPLAEYMAKQGIRKAVSAVSDYGPGIDGETAFKTTFEKHGGTVVDTIRMPMKSTDFAPFMQRIKDSGAEAVYAFLPAGPPTLAFAKAFNDTGLKAAGIKFFGPGDLTQEPDLPALGDAALGITTFFNYSRAHDSAKNKAFLAKHQEMFGSTDTVTFSSVGAYDGVHVIYQMIRNGGGKIDGAKAVDSVKGMSWESPRGPLTIDPDSRHVTQTIYLRTVEKVDGKLENVEKEAFPNQPDYGYKLGK; this comes from the coding sequence ATGACGAGGACTCTGCGCAACGCGCTGCTGGGTGCGGCGTTCGGTCTGGCGCTGACGGCCGGTTCGGCCGGGGCCGCCACCATCAAGGTCGGTGTCGTCGCGCCGTTCTCCGGGCCCTACGGCGTGGTCGGCAAGACCTTCCGCGAAGCGATCGAGATCTATCAGGCCGAACATGGCAAGACCATCGGCAACGACACGGTGGAGTTCATCTACAAGGATCTCGACCAGGCCAACCCGGCGCAGTCCAAGGCGCTGTCGCAGGAACTGATCGTCAAGGAGAAGGTGTCCTTCCTCGCCGGCTATTTCTTCACGCCCGACGCGCTGGCCGTCGCCCCGCTGATCGACGAGGCGAACATCCCCTGCGTGATCTTCAACGCCGCGACATCCGCCATCACGGAAAAGTCGCCGCGCTATGTCCGCACCTCCTTCACCCTGTGGCAGAACACGGTGCCGCTGGCCGAATACATGGCCAAGCAGGGAATCAGGAAGGCGGTGTCGGCGGTCAGCGACTACGGCCCCGGCATCGACGGCGAAACCGCCTTCAAGACCACCTTCGAGAAGCATGGCGGCACGGTGGTGGACACCATCCGCATGCCGATGAAGTCCACGGACTTCGCCCCCTTCATGCAGCGCATCAAGGATTCGGGCGCCGAGGCGGTTTACGCCTTCCTGCCCGCCGGCCCGCCGACGCTCGCCTTCGCCAAGGCCTTCAACGACACCGGGCTGAAGGCGGCCGGCATCAAGTTCTTCGGTCCGGGCGACCTGACCCAGGAGCCGGACCTGCCGGCGCTGGGCGACGCGGCGCTGGGCATCACCACCTTCTTCAACTACAGCCGCGCCCATGACTCGGCGAAGAACAAGGCCTTCCTCGCCAAGCACCAGGAGATGTTCGGGTCGACCGACACCGTCACCTTCAGCTCGGTCGGCGCCTATGACGGCGTGCATGTCATTTATCAGATGATCAGGAACGGCGGCGGCAAGATCGACGGCGCCAAGGCGGTGGACTCGGTGAAGGGCATGAGCTGGGAAAGCCCGCGCGGCCCGCTGACCATCGACCCCGACAGCCGCCACGTCACCCAGACGATCTATCTGCGCACCGTCGAGAAGGTCGACGGCAAATTGGAGAACGTCGAGAAGGAGGCGTTCCCGAACCAGCCGGACTATGGGTACAAGTTGGGGAAATGA
- a CDS encoding response regulator, with translation MPATIAITDDDAVTRETLKSYLTDEGFDVLLARSAEELKDLLAASEVDVVLLDIRLPRQDGLTLTRELRAVSEIGIILVSSRAEKLDRIIGLEMGADDYIAKPFEPREILARVRNLLRRLKAPGDQRDDRQRRFAGWTLWLDRMRLTDPLGQPVRLTGAEFELLSTFVCNPGRVMNRDYLLTATTRRKTDATDRTIDSLVRRLRRLIEADPADPRLIVTVHGTGYLFAGDVTQDDPLSPPGRG, from the coding sequence ATGCCGGCGACCATTGCCATCACCGACGACGACGCGGTGACGCGCGAGACGCTGAAGTCCTACCTGACGGACGAAGGCTTCGACGTCCTGCTGGCCCGGAGCGCGGAAGAGCTGAAGGACCTGCTGGCGGCCAGCGAGGTGGATGTCGTCCTGCTCGACATCCGGCTGCCGCGCCAGGACGGGCTGACCCTGACCCGCGAGCTTCGCGCGGTGTCGGAGATCGGCATCATCCTGGTCAGCAGCCGGGCGGAGAAGCTGGACCGCATCATCGGGCTGGAGATGGGGGCCGACGACTACATCGCGAAGCCCTTCGAGCCGCGCGAGATCCTGGCGCGGGTGCGGAACCTGCTGCGCCGTCTGAAGGCGCCGGGCGACCAGCGCGACGACCGCCAGCGCCGCTTCGCCGGCTGGACCCTGTGGCTGGACCGCATGCGCCTGACCGATCCGCTGGGCCAGCCGGTCCGGTTGACCGGGGCGGAGTTCGAGCTGCTGTCGACCTTCGTCTGCAACCCCGGCCGGGTGATGAACCGCGACTATCTGCTGACGGCGACGACCCGGCGGAAGACCGACGCGACCGACCGCACCATAGACAGCCTGGTCCGCCGCCTGCGCCGCCTGATCGAAGCCGACCCCGCCGACCCCCGGCTGATCGTGACCGTCCACGGCACCGGCTACCTGTTCGCCGGCGACGTCACGCAGGATGATCCCCTCTCCCCCCCGGGGAGAGGGTGA
- a CDS encoding amino acid ABC transporter substrate-binding protein — translation MGLVGTFRRFAAGMLLALVAVLPPAQALAGGGETLERIQGRGFLICGLRSGVSGISFSDPQGHLDGFLVDVCRVFAAATLGNAQAIRVVRLPEKPQEFQAVEKHDVDIALTTTTWTFSRELSHDIEFLMPLLHDGQGFAIHGDGTAPPLDRLGPRTVCVKTATTTLRNLEDHIRKSDLPWSIRTFQTLDEALQAFLAHECDLLTTDRTVLVTSLAGYRKAGMAIHVYPDVISREPLTPYVARGDRNWYDIARWVLHAIVLADAKGLTSADVQAGRIPDDPELHRMLGRTGTAARTLGLPDDWALQVLAQVGNYGEIFDRNLGVPYGMDRGQNKPWTQGGLLYSPPFR, via the coding sequence ATGGGGCTGGTCGGGACTTTCCGGCGTTTCGCTGCCGGGATGCTGCTGGCATTGGTTGCGGTGCTGCCGCCGGCACAGGCCCTTGCCGGCGGCGGCGAAACGCTGGAGCGCATACAGGGCCGCGGCTTCCTGATCTGCGGGCTGCGCAGCGGGGTCAGCGGGATTTCCTTCTCCGACCCGCAGGGGCATCTGGACGGCTTCCTGGTCGATGTCTGCCGCGTCTTCGCCGCGGCGACGCTGGGCAACGCCCAGGCGATCCGCGTCGTCCGCCTGCCGGAAAAGCCCCAGGAATTCCAGGCGGTGGAGAAGCATGACGTCGACATCGCGCTGACCACCACGACCTGGACCTTCAGCCGCGAGCTGTCGCACGACATCGAGTTCCTGATGCCTTTGCTGCATGACGGCCAGGGCTTCGCCATCCACGGCGACGGCACCGCGCCGCCGCTCGACCGGCTGGGGCCGCGCACGGTCTGCGTCAAGACCGCGACCACCACCCTCCGCAATCTGGAAGACCATATCCGCAAATCCGACCTGCCCTGGTCGATCCGCACCTTCCAGACGCTGGACGAGGCGCTGCAGGCCTTCCTCGCCCATGAATGCGACCTGCTGACCACCGACCGCACGGTTCTGGTCACCTCGCTGGCCGGCTACCGCAAGGCGGGGATGGCCATCCACGTTTATCCGGACGTGATCTCGCGCGAGCCGCTGACCCCCTACGTCGCGCGGGGCGACCGCAACTGGTACGACATCGCCCGCTGGGTCCTCCACGCCATCGTGCTGGCCGACGCCAAGGGCCTCACCTCCGCCGACGTGCAGGCCGGCCGCATCCCCGACGATCCCGAACTGCACCGCATGCTGGGCCGGACCGGCACCGCCGCCCGCACGCTGGGCCTGCCCGACGACTGGGCCCTGCAGGTGCTGGCGCAGGTCGGGAACTACGGCGAGATCTTCGACCGCAACCTCGGCGTCCCCTACGGCATGGACCGCGGGCAGAACAAGCCCTGGACCCAGGGCGGCCTGCTCTATTCGCCGCCGTTCAGGTGA
- a CDS encoding amino acid ABC transporter substrate-binding protein produces MKTRLSALAIAATLSVSALALSGTAQAGATFDGVKQKGYVQCGVNLGLYGFSSPDDKGKWSGLDVDVCRAVAAAMFGDAEKVKYTPLSAQQRLPALQSGEIDILARNTTRTLTRDTANGLNFAPTNYYDGQGFMVSAKLGLNSAKQLNGATICVLPGTTTEQNVADFFRANKMTFKPVVIEKNEELHKAFFSGRCDALTSDASQLAAIRAAETPNPADYVILPELISKEPLSPAIRQGDEEWANLVTWAFYAMVQAEEKGITSENIDEAMTSPDPDVKRLLGVTAGNGKALGVEESWAFNIIKQVGNYGQSFERNVGAGSKLKMPRGQNALYTDGGMMYAPPMK; encoded by the coding sequence GTGAAGACCCGTCTGAGCGCGCTCGCCATCGCGGCCACCCTGTCCGTCTCCGCTCTCGCCCTGTCCGGCACCGCCCAGGCCGGCGCCACCTTCGACGGCGTGAAGCAGAAGGGCTACGTCCAGTGCGGCGTCAATCTGGGCCTCTACGGCTTCTCGTCGCCGGACGACAAGGGCAAGTGGTCGGGCCTGGACGTCGACGTCTGCCGCGCCGTCGCCGCCGCCATGTTCGGCGATGCCGAAAAGGTGAAGTACACCCCGCTGTCGGCGCAGCAGCGCCTGCCGGCCCTGCAGTCCGGCGAGATCGACATCCTCGCCCGCAACACCACCCGCACCCTGACCCGCGACACCGCCAACGGCCTGAACTTCGCGCCGACCAACTACTATGACGGCCAGGGCTTCATGGTGTCGGCCAAGCTGGGCCTGAACAGCGCCAAGCAGCTGAACGGCGCCACCATCTGCGTCCTGCCCGGCACCACGACCGAGCAGAACGTCGCCGACTTCTTCCGCGCCAACAAGATGACCTTCAAGCCGGTCGTCATCGAGAAGAACGAGGAGCTGCACAAGGCCTTCTTCAGCGGCCGTTGCGACGCCCTGACCTCCGACGCCTCGCAGCTGGCCGCCATCCGCGCCGCCGAGACGCCGAACCCCGCCGACTACGTCATCCTGCCGGAGCTGATCTCCAAGGAGCCGCTGTCCCCGGCCATCCGCCAGGGCGACGAGGAATGGGCGAACCTGGTGACCTGGGCCTTCTACGCCATGGTCCAGGCCGAGGAGAAGGGCATCACGTCGGAGAACATCGACGAGGCCATGACCTCCCCCGATCCGGACGTGAAGCGCCTGCTGGGCGTCACCGCCGGCAACGGCAAGGCCCTGGGCGTCGAGGAGAGCTGGGCGTTCAACATCATCAAGCAGGTCGGCAACTACGGCCAGAGCTTCGAGCGCAACGTCGGCGCCGGCTCCAAGCTGAAGATGCCGCGCGGCCAGAACGCCCTCTATACCGACGGCGGCATGATGTACGCCCCGCCGATGAAGTAA
- a CDS encoding ABC transporter ATP-binding protein: MTALLEVEGLSKNFGGLQVASDLSMTLKAGDRCALIGPNGAGKTTFVNLVTGVIPPSAGTIRLDGRDVTRLPAAERVRLGLIRSFQVARLFKSMTVREHLELAVLQRDRRTFRLFATVARTAGLADEVAELLGSMGLTPVAHTAVGSLAYGQQRLLEIALALAMKPKVLILDEPAAGVPHSESQRILDAIDRLPEDLAVLMIEHDMDLVFRFARTIVVLAQGRLLCSGTAKEIAADPRVREVYLGSRTNAH; this comes from the coding sequence ATGACGGCGCTGCTGGAGGTCGAGGGGCTATCCAAGAATTTCGGCGGCCTCCAGGTGGCGTCCGACCTTTCCATGACGCTGAAGGCGGGCGACCGCTGCGCCCTGATCGGGCCGAACGGGGCGGGGAAGACCACCTTCGTCAACCTCGTCACCGGGGTGATCCCGCCCAGCGCCGGCACCATCCGGCTGGACGGCCGCGACGTGACCCGGCTGCCGGCGGCGGAGCGGGTGCGGCTGGGGCTGATCCGCAGCTTCCAGGTGGCGCGGCTGTTCAAGTCGATGACGGTGCGCGAGCATCTTGAACTGGCGGTCCTGCAGCGCGACCGCCGCACCTTCCGCCTGTTCGCCACTGTCGCCAGGACAGCCGGTCTGGCCGATGAGGTGGCGGAGCTGCTGGGCAGCATGGGGCTGACCCCCGTGGCGCACACGGCGGTCGGCTCGCTCGCCTACGGGCAGCAGCGGCTGCTGGAGATCGCGCTGGCGCTGGCCATGAAGCCGAAGGTGCTGATCCTGGACGAACCGGCGGCCGGCGTGCCCCATTCCGAAAGCCAGCGCATCCTCGACGCCATCGACCGGCTGCCCGAGGATCTGGCGGTGCTGATGATCGAGCACGATATGGACCTCGTCTTCCGTTTCGCCAGAACCATCGTCGTGCTGGCGCAGGGGCGGCTGCTGTGCAGCGGCACCGCCAAGGAGATCGCCGCCGACCCGCGCGTGCGCGAGGTCTATCTGGGGAGCCGGACCAATGCCCACTGA